The Longimicrobium sp. genome includes the window GGCTGTGATGGGCCCGGCGTGCGCGCGAGTGGCGGGTGGGGTGACGGTGGATGCGGAGACGCTCGTCGGGCTCCCCGCGCGGCTGCGGGAGGCGCAGGCCGTGTTCGAGCGGACGGGCGGGCTTCACGCGGCGGCGCAGTTTACGCCCGAGGGCGAGCTGGTGCGGGTGAGGGAAGACGTGGGCCGCCACAACGCGATGGACAAGCTGGTGGGCGCCGCGCTGCTCGCTGGCGAGCTGCCGCTGGCGGAGCACGTGGTGCTGGTGAGCGGGCGCACGAGCTTCGAGCTGGTGCAGAAAGCCGCGCGGGCGGGCGCCGCGGTGCTGGCGGGCGTTTCGGCACCCAGCAGCCTGGCGGTGGAGTTGGCGGAGCAGGCCGGGATGACGCTCGCGGGGTTCGTCCGCGAGCCGGGATTCAACATCTACACGGGAGGCGAGCGCATCGCTTCCCGTGTTCGCGAAAAGGTAGGCGGATGACGGGACGGGCATTTGGGA containing:
- the fdhD gene encoding formate dehydrogenase accessory sulfurtransferase FdhD, whose protein sequence is MQNDPTPPRATRRGSTVRRRIERVAVSPEGALRRSRDDALTTEEPLEIRVLGTDGVAHRVAVTMRTPGADFELAAGFLYGEGLIDGPDAVRAIRYCTEAEQLYNVVNVALAPGVPFDSSSLARNFYTTSSCGVCGKASIEAVMGPACARVAGGVTVDAETLVGLPARLREAQAVFERTGGLHAAAQFTPEGELVRVREDVGRHNAMDKLVGAALLAGELPLAEHVVLVSGRTSFELVQKAARAGAAVLAGVSAPSSLAVELAEQAGMTLAGFVREPGFNIYTGGERIASRVREKVGG